Proteins from a single region of Pseudomonas ekonensis:
- a CDS encoding START domain-containing protein, with protein sequence MGSLHRIAVLCGLTAVLATSAAQAEDWKVAKNEDGIKVSLSEVPGSDYKSYQGVTLMKTTVAKLRALQEDVSGACAWIHECESQKLLKHEGDQSWTYTRFNTPWPVTPRDSVLHITTVEGADGSLTRNLEGVPKYVAEEKGYVRVAQVKGFWKFVPKGDQVEVTYQVHTEPGGSVPAMVANKFVVDAPFNTLKALKARAEK encoded by the coding sequence ATGGGTTCGCTGCACCGTATCGCTGTGTTGTGTGGTCTGACCGCTGTGCTGGCCACCTCGGCCGCCCAGGCCGAAGACTGGAAAGTCGCCAAGAACGAGGACGGGATCAAGGTGTCCCTGAGTGAAGTGCCCGGTTCGGACTACAAGTCCTATCAGGGCGTGACGCTGATGAAGACCACCGTCGCCAAGCTGCGCGCCCTCCAGGAAGACGTTTCCGGCGCCTGCGCCTGGATCCACGAGTGCGAGTCCCAGAAACTGCTCAAGCACGAAGGCGACCAGAGCTGGACCTACACCCGCTTCAACACGCCGTGGCCGGTCACCCCCCGTGACTCGGTGCTGCACATCACCACCGTCGAAGGCGCCGACGGCAGCCTGACCCGCAACCTGGAAGGCGTGCCGAAGTACGTTGCGGAAGAGAAAGGCTATGTGCGGGTCGCCCAGGTCAAGGGCTTCTGGAAGTTCGTGCCCAAGGGCGACCAGGTCGAAGTGACCTACCAGGTGCACACCGAGCCGGGCGGCAGCGTGCCGGCGATGGTCGCCAACAAGTTCGTGGTGGATGCGCCGTTCAACACGCTCAAGGCCCTCAAGGCCCGCGCCGAGAAGTAA
- a CDS encoding LTA synthase family protein, translating to MANPDALNRQRSSSRLLQPTVKSHLAYTLLCALVMMVMLSVLRLALLVYNREMILDTPASTFLEAFANGLRFDLRLVVYLCIPLLLALFSVRAMAARGFFRLWLTVVSSIALFLGLMEMDFYREFHQRLNGLVFQYVKEDPKTVMSMLWYGFPVVRYLLAWAVGTLILTLAFKGADRATRPRGPFSGGNVGTRQVAPWYARLAVFVVCLVVCVVAARGTLRQGPPLRWGDVYTTESNFANQLGLNGTLSLIAAAKDRMGEDRNNIWKATLPQPEAQKVVREMLLMPDDKLVDADIATVRRDYTPPADKTLPIKNVVVILMESMAGHSVGALGGPGNITPYLDKLSKEGLLFDRFFSNGTHTHQGMFATMACFPNLPGFEYLMQTPEGSHKLSGLPQLLSARAFDDVYVYNGDFAWDNQSGFFSNQGMTNFVGRNDFVNPVFSDPTWGVSDQDMFDRGLEELKARDGKDKKPFYALLQTLSNHTPYALPTPLPVERVTDRGTLNEHLTAMRYADWALGQFFEKARKEPYFKETLFVIVGDHGFGNERQITEMDLGRFNVPMLMIAPGIQEKFGQRDHNVGTQIDIVPTIMGRLGGEVRHQCWGRDLLNLPQGDTGFGVIKPSGSEQTTAIVTADQILVLPKDKDMAPKIYAYELGANPHAEVIPDAPRTAELKHKLEAFLQTATKSLIDNTAGVINGKPD from the coding sequence ATGGCAAACCCGGACGCCCTGAACCGGCAGCGATCTTCCAGTCGCCTGCTGCAACCGACCGTCAAATCGCATCTGGCCTACACGCTGCTGTGCGCGCTGGTCATGATGGTGATGTTGTCCGTGCTGCGCCTCGCGCTGCTGGTCTACAACCGCGAGATGATCCTCGACACCCCGGCTTCCACCTTCCTCGAAGCCTTCGCCAACGGCCTGCGTTTCGACCTGCGCCTGGTGGTCTACCTGTGCATTCCGCTGCTGCTGGCGCTGTTCAGCGTCCGGGCGATGGCCGCCCGCGGGTTCTTCCGCCTGTGGCTGACCGTGGTCTCCAGCATCGCGCTGTTCCTCGGCCTGATGGAGATGGACTTCTACCGCGAGTTCCACCAGCGCCTCAACGGCCTGGTGTTCCAGTACGTGAAGGAAGACCCGAAAACCGTCATGAGCATGCTCTGGTACGGTTTCCCGGTGGTGCGCTACCTGTTGGCCTGGGCCGTGGGCACGCTGATCCTGACCCTGGCGTTCAAGGGCGCCGACCGCGCCACCCGCCCGCGCGGTCCGTTCAGCGGCGGCAACGTCGGCACCCGTCAGGTGGCGCCGTGGTATGCGCGCCTTGCGGTGTTCGTGGTCTGCCTGGTGGTCTGCGTGGTCGCCGCCCGCGGCACCCTGCGCCAAGGCCCGCCGCTGCGTTGGGGCGACGTGTACACCACCGAATCCAACTTCGCCAACCAGTTGGGCCTCAACGGCACGCTGTCGCTGATCGCGGCGGCCAAGGACCGGATGGGCGAAGACCGCAACAACATCTGGAAGGCCACGCTGCCGCAGCCCGAGGCGCAGAAGGTGGTGCGCGAGATGCTGCTGATGCCGGACGACAAGCTGGTCGATGCCGACATCGCCACCGTGCGTCGCGACTACACGCCGCCGGCCGACAAGACCCTGCCGATCAAGAACGTCGTCGTGATCCTGATGGAAAGCATGGCCGGCCATTCGGTGGGCGCGCTGGGCGGCCCGGGCAACATCACGCCGTACCTGGACAAGCTGTCGAAGGAAGGCCTGCTGTTCGACCGGTTCTTCTCCAACGGCACCCACACCCACCAGGGCATGTTCGCCACCATGGCGTGCTTCCCGAACCTGCCGGGCTTCGAATACCTGATGCAGACGCCGGAAGGCAGCCACAAGCTGTCCGGCCTGCCGCAACTGCTCAGTGCCCGCGCCTTTGACGATGTCTACGTCTACAACGGCGACTTCGCCTGGGACAACCAGTCGGGCTTCTTCAGCAACCAGGGCATGACCAACTTCGTCGGCCGCAACGACTTCGTGAACCCGGTGTTCTCCGACCCGACGTGGGGCGTGTCCGACCAGGACATGTTCGACCGTGGCCTGGAAGAACTGAAGGCCCGCGACGGCAAGGACAAGAAACCGTTCTATGCCTTGCTGCAGACCCTGTCCAACCACACCCCGTATGCGCTGCCGACGCCGTTGCCGGTGGAGCGCGTGACCGACCGCGGCACCCTGAACGAGCACCTGACCGCCATGCGTTACGCGGACTGGGCGCTGGGCCAGTTCTTCGAGAAGGCCCGCAAGGAGCCGTACTTCAAGGAGACCCTGTTCGTCATCGTCGGCGACCACGGCTTCGGCAACGAACGCCAGATCACCGAAATGGACCTGGGCCGCTTCAACGTGCCGATGTTGATGATCGCGCCGGGCATCCAGGAAAAGTTCGGCCAGCGTGACCACAACGTGGGCACCCAGATCGACATCGTGCCGACCATCATGGGCCGCCTGGGCGGCGAAGTGCGTCACCAGTGCTGGGGCCGCGACCTGCTCAACCTGCCGCAGGGCGACACCGGTTTCGGTGTGATCAAGCCGTCGGGCAGCGAGCAGACCACCGCCATCGTGACCGCCGACCAGATCCTGGTGCTGCCGAAGGACAAGGACATGGCGCCGAAGATCTACGCCTACGAACTGGGCGCCAATCCTCACGCCGAGGTCATTCCCGATGCGCCGCGCACCGCCGAGCTCAAGCACAAGCTCGAAGCGTTCCTGCAGACGGCCACCAAGAGCCTGATCGACAACACCGCCGGTGTGATCAACGGCAAGCCGGACTGA
- a CDS encoding DUF3309 family protein — MGTILIIILILLLIGGLPVFPHSRSWGYGPSGIIGVVLVVLLVLLLLGRI, encoded by the coding sequence ATGGGCACAATCCTCATCATTATCCTGATCCTGTTGCTGATCGGTGGTCTGCCGGTCTTTCCGCACTCCAGAAGTTGGGGCTACGGCCCTTCCGGCATCATCGGCGTTGTGCTGGTCGTGCTGCTGGTGCTGTTGCTGCTCGGCCGGATATAG
- a CDS encoding SDR family oxidoreductase encodes MQNRMMITGAGSGLGREIALRWAREGWRLALSDVSEAGLQETLKLVREAGGDGFVQRCDVRDYSQLTAFAQACEVKFGGIDIIVNNAGVASGGFFSELSLEDWDWQIAINLMGVVKGCKAFLPLLVQSKGKIINIASMAALMQGPAMSNYNVAKAGVVALSESLLVELAQQEVGVHVVCPSFFQTNLLDSFRGPTPAMKAQVGKLLESSPITAADIADYIFNRVAAGEFMILPHEQGRMAWALKQKNPQLLYDEMTVMADKMRAKARQSNG; translated from the coding sequence ATGCAAAATCGCATGATGATCACTGGTGCAGGCTCCGGCCTGGGTCGCGAAATCGCGTTGCGCTGGGCGCGTGAGGGGTGGCGGCTGGCCTTGTCGGACGTCAGCGAAGCGGGCCTGCAGGAAACCCTCAAGTTGGTGCGCGAGGCCGGCGGCGACGGCTTCGTCCAGCGCTGCGACGTGCGCGACTACAGCCAGCTCACGGCGTTCGCCCAGGCCTGCGAGGTGAAGTTCGGCGGCATCGACATCATCGTCAACAACGCCGGTGTGGCGTCGGGCGGCTTCTTCAGCGAGCTGTCGCTGGAGGACTGGGACTGGCAGATCGCAATCAACCTGATGGGCGTGGTCAAGGGCTGCAAGGCGTTCCTGCCGCTGCTGGTGCAGAGCAAGGGCAAGATCATCAACATCGCTTCCATGGCGGCGCTGATGCAGGGGCCGGCCATGAGCAACTACAACGTGGCCAAGGCCGGTGTGGTGGCGTTGTCGGAGAGCCTGCTGGTGGAACTGGCCCAGCAGGAGGTCGGTGTCCACGTGGTGTGCCCGTCGTTCTTCCAGACCAACCTGCTGGACTCGTTCCGGGGCCCGACGCCGGCCATGAAGGCCCAGGTCGGCAAGTTGCTGGAGAGTTCGCCGATCACCGCCGCCGATATCGCCGACTACATCTTCAACCGGGTCGCCGCCGGCGAGTTCATGATCCTGCCCCACGAGCAAGGGCGCATGGCCTGGGCGCTCAAGCAGAAGAATCCGCAATTGCTGTACGACGAAATGACCGTCATGGCCGACAAAATGCGCGCCAAGGCCCGCCAGAGCAACGGCTGA
- a CDS encoding YnfA family protein, translating to MLNYLWFLLAALFEIAGCFAFWMWLRQGKSALWVIPALLSLTLFALLLTRIEATYAGRAYAAYGGIYIVASIGWLAVVERIRPLGSDWIGVALCVIGATVILFGPRLSAA from the coding sequence ATGCTCAATTACCTGTGGTTCCTTCTTGCCGCACTGTTCGAAATCGCCGGCTGCTTCGCCTTCTGGATGTGGCTGCGCCAGGGCAAGAGCGCCTTGTGGGTGATCCCGGCGCTGCTGAGCCTGACCCTGTTCGCGCTGCTGCTGACGCGCATCGAGGCGACCTACGCCGGCCGTGCCTACGCCGCGTACGGCGGCATCTACATCGTCGCGTCGATCGGTTGGCTGGCGGTGGTCGAGCGCATCCGGCCGTTGGGTTCGGACTGGATCGGTGTCGCGCTGTGCGTGATCGGCGCCACGGTGATCCTGTTCGGTCCGCGTCTTTCTGCTGCCTGA
- the csrA gene encoding carbon storage regulator CsrA, with the protein MLVLSRVVGEQISIGHNISLRVLSVNGSSVRFGVEAPQQVEVHRAEVYERIQRKQAGAKGR; encoded by the coding sequence ATGCTTGTACTCAGCCGTGTCGTCGGAGAACAGATTTCCATCGGCCACAACATTTCCCTGCGCGTGTTGTCGGTCAACGGCTCCAGTGTCCGGTTCGGCGTCGAGGCGCCGCAGCAGGTCGAGGTGCACCGCGCCGAGGTCTACGAGCGCATCCAGCGCAAGCAGGCCGGCGCCAAGGGGCGCTGA
- a CDS encoding YheU family protein, with the protein MLIPHDMLEVDTLTRLIEDFVTRDGTDNGDDTPLETRVLRVRQALSKGQALIVFDPESEQCQLMLKHDVPKHLFD; encoded by the coding sequence ATGCTGATTCCCCACGACATGCTTGAAGTCGACACCCTCACCCGTCTGATCGAGGACTTCGTCACCCGCGACGGCACCGACAACGGCGACGACACCCCGCTGGAGACCCGCGTGCTGCGGGTCCGCCAGGCCCTGAGCAAAGGCCAGGCGCTGATCGTGTTCGACCCGGAGAGCGAGCAATGCCAACTGATGCTCAAGCACGATGTGCCCAAGCATTTGTTCGACTGA
- a CDS encoding osmoprotectant NAGGN system M42 family peptidase, which yields MSPQLPEPDLNYLQKVLLEMLAIPSPTGFTDTIVRYVAERLEELGIPFEMTRRGTIRATLKGKKNSPDRAVSAHLDTIGAAVRTIKDNGRLTLAPVGCWSSRFAEGSRVSLFTDNGVIRGSVLPLMASGHAFNTAVDELPVSWDHVELRLDAYCATRADCDSLGIGIGDVVAFDPLPEFTESGHISARHLDDKAGVAALLAALKAIVDSGREPLIDCHPLFTITEETGSGAAAALPWDVSEFVGIDIAPVAPGQHSSEHAVSVAMQDSGGPYDYHLSRHLLRLADEHELPVRRDLFRYYFSDAHSAVTAGHDIRTALLAFGCDATHGYERTHLDSLAALSRLLGAYMLSAPVFASDAQPADASLERFSHQIEHDTQMESETRVPPVDSLVGQRPDS from the coding sequence ATGTCCCCTCAACTTCCCGAACCGGACCTGAACTACCTGCAGAAAGTCCTGCTGGAAATGCTCGCCATTCCCAGCCCCACCGGGTTCACCGACACCATCGTGCGCTATGTCGCCGAACGCCTTGAGGAGCTCGGCATCCCTTTCGAGATGACCCGCCGCGGCACGATCCGCGCCACGCTCAAGGGCAAGAAGAACAGCCCCGACCGGGCGGTGTCGGCGCACCTGGACACCATCGGCGCCGCCGTGCGCACGATCAAGGACAACGGCCGCCTGACGCTCGCGCCGGTCGGCTGCTGGTCGAGCCGCTTCGCCGAAGGCAGCCGCGTCAGCCTGTTCACCGACAACGGCGTGATCCGCGGCAGCGTCCTGCCGCTGATGGCCTCCGGGCATGCGTTCAACACCGCGGTGGATGAGCTGCCGGTCAGCTGGGATCACGTCGAGCTGCGCCTGGACGCCTACTGCGCGACGCGGGCCGACTGCGATTCGTTGGGCATCGGCATTGGCGATGTGGTGGCCTTCGACCCGTTGCCGGAGTTCACCGAAAGCGGCCACATCAGCGCCCGCCACCTCGACGACAAGGCCGGCGTGGCCGCCCTGCTGGCGGCCCTCAAGGCCATCGTCGACAGCGGCCGGGAACCGCTGATCGACTGCCACCCGCTGTTCACCATCACCGAGGAGACCGGCAGCGGCGCGGCGGCGGCCCTGCCGTGGGACGTCAGCGAGTTCGTCGGCATCGACATCGCACCGGTCGCGCCCGGCCAGCACTCCAGCGAACACGCGGTCAGCGTCGCGATGCAGGACTCCGGCGGCCCGTACGACTATCACCTGTCGCGGCACCTGCTGCGCCTGGCCGACGAACATGAACTGCCGGTGCGCCGCGACCTGTTCCGCTACTACTTCAGCGATGCCCATTCGGCGGTGACCGCCGGCCACGACATCCGCACCGCCCTGCTCGCCTTCGGCTGCGACGCGACCCACGGCTACGAACGCACCCACCTCGACAGCCTGGCGGCGCTCAGCCGCCTGCTGGGGGCGTACATGCTCAGCGCGCCGGTGTTCGCCAGCGACGCGCAGCCGGCCGATGCGTCCCTTGAGCGCTTCAGCCATCAGATCGAACATGACACGCAGATGGAGAGCGAAACGCGGGTGCCGCCGGTGGACAGCCTGGTGGGTCAGCGGCCCGACAGCTAG
- the ngg gene encoding N-acetylglutaminylglutamine synthetase encodes MKPHATAYGQRLLRGQAPSYERLQARLAEDGSAPAGAPIAVHCGWGRLLIGHTFPDPSSLAAELLKEQPGERDIALYVAAPQQVLGLEPAQLFLDPSDTLRLWFSDYRPATRVFRGFRIRRAQSDADWLAINRLYHARGMLPVDPARLTPHHRGGPVYWLAEDEDSGAVIGSVMGLNHRKAYHDPENGSSLWCLAVDPQCRRPGVGEVLVRHLIEHFMSRGLNHLDLSVLHDNRQAKTLYAKLGMRSLPTFAVKRKNGINQSLFLGPGPEAPFNPYARIIVEEAHRRGIDVQVDDAGAGLFTLSHGGRRVRCRESLSDLTSAVSMTLCQDKSLTHKVLKAAGLNVPAQRLAGNADDNLAFLDEHLRVVVKPLDGEQGQGVAVDLQSIEAVQQAVEAAKAFDSRVLLERFHDGLDLRILVIGFDVVAAAIRRPAHVVGDGLHALDALIDAQSRRRQAATDGESKIPMDDETRRTLQMAGYDWDSVLPAGEHLSVRRTANLHTGGTLEDVTAILHPTLADAAVRAARALDIPVVGLDLMVTAADRPEHVFIEANERAGLANHEPQPTAERFVDLLFPHSRPAV; translated from the coding sequence ATGAAACCTCATGCCACGGCCTACGGCCAGCGTCTGCTGCGCGGTCAGGCGCCCTCCTACGAACGCTTGCAGGCGCGCCTGGCCGAAGACGGCAGCGCACCGGCCGGCGCCCCGATCGCGGTGCATTGCGGCTGGGGCCGCCTGCTGATCGGCCATACCTTCCCGGACCCATCGAGCCTGGCCGCAGAACTGCTCAAGGAACAGCCGGGCGAACGTGACATCGCCCTGTACGTCGCCGCACCGCAGCAGGTGCTCGGCCTCGAACCTGCGCAACTGTTTCTCGACCCTTCCGATACCCTGCGCCTGTGGTTCAGCGACTACCGCCCGGCGACCCGGGTGTTTCGCGGCTTCCGCATCCGCCGCGCCCAAAGCGACGCGGACTGGCTGGCCATCAACCGGCTGTATCACGCCCGCGGCATGCTGCCGGTCGACCCTGCCCGGCTCACCCCGCACCACCGGGGCGGGCCGGTGTACTGGCTGGCCGAGGACGAGGACAGCGGCGCGGTGATCGGCAGCGTCATGGGCCTCAATCACCGCAAGGCGTACCACGATCCGGAAAACGGCAGCAGCCTGTGGTGCCTGGCGGTGGATCCGCAGTGCCGGCGTCCGGGGGTCGGCGAAGTGCTGGTGCGCCACCTGATCGAACACTTCATGAGCCGCGGTCTGAACCACCTCGACCTGTCGGTGCTGCACGACAACCGGCAGGCGAAGACCCTCTACGCCAAACTGGGCATGCGCAGCCTCCCGACCTTCGCCGTCAAGCGCAAGAACGGCATCAACCAGTCGCTGTTCCTGGGGCCTGGGCCCGAGGCGCCGTTCAATCCCTACGCGCGGATCATCGTCGAAGAGGCGCACCGGCGCGGCATCGATGTGCAGGTGGACGACGCCGGGGCCGGGCTGTTCACCCTCAGCCACGGCGGGCGCCGGGTGCGTTGCCGCGAATCCCTGAGCGACCTGACCAGCGCCGTCAGCATGACCCTGTGCCAGGACAAGAGCCTGACCCACAAAGTGCTGAAGGCCGCCGGGCTGAACGTGCCGGCGCAGCGCCTGGCGGGCAACGCGGACGACAATCTGGCGTTCCTCGACGAGCACCTGCGCGTGGTGGTCAAGCCGCTGGACGGCGAACAGGGCCAAGGCGTGGCGGTGGACCTGCAGAGCATCGAAGCGGTGCAGCAAGCCGTCGAAGCGGCGAAGGCGTTCGACAGCCGGGTGCTGCTGGAGCGTTTCCACGATGGGCTCGACCTGCGGATCCTGGTCATCGGTTTCGACGTCGTGGCGGCGGCGATCCGCCGGCCGGCGCACGTGGTGGGCGATGGCCTCCACGCGCTCGACGCCTTGATCGACGCCCAGAGCCGGCGCCGGCAGGCGGCCACCGACGGCGAAAGCAAGATCCCCATGGATGACGAAACCCGGCGCACCCTGCAGATGGCCGGCTACGACTGGGACAGCGTCCTGCCGGCGGGCGAGCACCTGTCCGTGCGCCGCACCGCCAACCTGCACACCGGCGGCACCCTGGAAGACGTCACCGCCATCCTGCACCCGACGCTGGCCGATGCGGCCGTGCGTGCCGCCCGGGCGCTGGACATTCCGGTGGTCGGCCTCGACCTGATGGTGACCGCCGCAGACCGGCCGGAGCATGTGTTCATCGAAGCCAACGAACGGGCCGGCCTGGCCAACCACGAGCCGCAGCCGACGGCGGAGCGGTTTGTGGATCTGTTGTTTCCCCACAGCCGGCCGGCTGTCTGA
- a CDS encoding N-acetylglutaminylglutamine amidotransferase: MCGLAGELRFDQRPADLAALERITHHLAPRGPDAWGFHAQGPVALGHRRLKVMDLSDGSAQPMTDNSLGLALAFNGAIYNFPELRAELEGLGHVFHSGGDTEVLLRGYHAWGEALLPKLNGMFALAIWERDTRRLFLARDRLGVKPLYLSRTGERLRFASSLPALLKGGDIAPVIDPIALNHYLNFHAVVPAPRTLLAGIEKLPPATWMRVGADGSTERKTWWALSYGPRADEQDLTLEDWRDRVLESTREAVAIRQRAAVDVGVLLSGGVDSSLLVGLLRETGVDDLSTFSIGFQDAGGERGDEFQYSDLIARHYGTRHHQLRIDEQEIIEQLPAAFRAMSEPMVSHDCIAFYLLSREVAKHCKVVQSGQGADELFAGYHWYPQVDGAADPYAAYRQAFFDCTHDGYKATVQPKWMTAHDAAGDFVKEHFAQPGADAAVDKALRLDSTVMLVDDPVKRVDNMTMAWGLEARTPFLDYRLVELSARIPARFKLPDGGKQVLKEAARQVIPAQVIDRKKGYFPVPGLKHLQGDTLDWVRELLLDPSQDRGLFDPAMLDRLLTDPQSHITPLRGSRLWQLAALNLWLSEQGI; the protein is encoded by the coding sequence ATGTGCGGATTAGCTGGCGAGTTACGTTTTGACCAACGCCCTGCAGACCTTGCAGCCCTCGAACGAATCACCCATCACTTGGCCCCCCGCGGCCCCGACGCCTGGGGCTTCCATGCCCAAGGGCCGGTCGCCCTGGGCCATCGCCGCCTGAAAGTCATGGACCTGTCGGACGGCTCGGCACAGCCGATGACCGACAACAGTCTGGGCCTGGCCCTGGCCTTCAACGGCGCGATCTACAACTTCCCGGAACTGCGCGCCGAGCTCGAAGGCCTCGGCCATGTCTTCCATTCCGGCGGCGATACCGAAGTGCTGCTCCGGGGCTATCACGCCTGGGGCGAAGCACTGTTGCCCAAGCTCAACGGCATGTTTGCCCTGGCGATCTGGGAGCGCGACACCCGGCGGCTGTTCCTCGCCCGCGACCGGCTCGGCGTGAAGCCGCTGTACCTGTCGCGCACCGGCGAGCGCCTGCGCTTTGCGTCAAGCCTGCCGGCGCTGCTCAAGGGAGGCGACATCGCACCGGTCATCGACCCGATCGCCCTCAACCATTACCTGAACTTCCACGCCGTGGTGCCGGCGCCGCGCACCTTGCTGGCCGGCATCGAAAAACTGCCGCCCGCCACCTGGATGCGCGTCGGCGCGGACGGCAGCACAGAGCGCAAGACTTGGTGGGCGTTGTCCTACGGCCCGCGCGCCGACGAGCAGGATCTGACCCTTGAGGACTGGCGCGACCGCGTGCTCGAGAGCACCCGCGAGGCGGTCGCCATCCGTCAGCGTGCGGCGGTGGATGTGGGGGTGCTGCTGTCCGGCGGCGTCGATTCGAGCCTGCTGGTCGGCCTGCTGCGCGAAACCGGCGTGGACGACCTGTCGACCTTCTCCATCGGTTTCCAGGACGCCGGCGGCGAGCGCGGCGACGAGTTCCAGTATTCAGATCTGATCGCCAGGCATTACGGCACCCGCCACCATCAACTGCGCATCGACGAACAGGAAATCATCGAACAGCTGCCCGCCGCGTTCCGCGCCATGAGCGAGCCGATGGTCAGCCACGACTGCATCGCCTTCTACTTGCTCTCCCGCGAGGTGGCCAAGCACTGCAAGGTGGTGCAGAGCGGCCAGGGCGCAGACGAACTGTTCGCCGGTTATCACTGGTATCCGCAGGTGGACGGCGCGGCCGATCCGTATGCGGCCTATCGTCAGGCGTTCTTCGACTGCACCCACGACGGCTACAAGGCCACCGTGCAGCCGAAATGGATGACGGCCCATGACGCGGCCGGCGACTTCGTGAAGGAGCATTTCGCGCAGCCCGGCGCCGACGCGGCGGTGGACAAGGCCCTGCGCCTGGACAGCACGGTGATGCTGGTGGACGACCCGGTCAAACGGGTCGACAACATGACCATGGCCTGGGGCCTGGAGGCGCGGACGCCGTTCCTGGACTATCGCCTGGTCGAGCTGTCGGCGCGGATCCCCGCCCGCTTCAAGTTGCCCGACGGCGGCAAGCAGGTGCTCAAGGAAGCGGCACGGCAGGTGATTCCCGCGCAGGTGATCGACCGCAAGAAAGGCTACTTTCCGGTGCCCGGCCTCAAGCACTTGCAGGGCGACACCCTCGACTGGGTCCGCGAGTTGCTGCTCGACCCAAGCCAGGACCGCGGCCTGTTCGACCCGGCGATGCTCGACCGCCTGCTGACCGACCCGCAAAGCCACATCACCCCGCTGCGCGGCTCGCGCCTGTGGCAACTGGCGGCCCTGAACCTGTGGCTCAGCGAACAAGGAATCTGA